The following coding sequences are from one Humulus lupulus chromosome X, drHumLupu1.1, whole genome shotgun sequence window:
- the LOC133804753 gene encoding uncharacterized protein LOC133804753, whose translation MDPQAFIRLSIDSLGLRIPRTALNSTKSEIHAFSSPCSCEIRLRGFPVQTTSVPLISSPQTTPDPHSIAPSFYLEESDLKALLAPGCFYSTHACLEIAVFMGRKGTHCGVTIKRQQIGTFKLEVAPEWGEGKSVILFNGWIGIGKNKADTGKPGAELHLRVKVDPDPRYVFQFEDVTRLSPQIVQLQGSIKQPIFSCKFSRDRVGQTDPLSNYWSGSSDNNADVECERRERKGWKVKIHDLSGSAVAAAFMTTPFVPSTGCDWVAKSNPGAWLIVRPDACRPESWQPWGKLEAWRERGIRDSVCCRFRLMSEGHQEAGELLMSEIYINAERGGEFFIDTDRQALATAATPIPSPQSSGDFAGLGPVVGGFVMRCRVQGEGKTSKPLVQLAMRHVTCVEDAAIFMALAAAVDLSIEACRPFRRKIKRGSCHSLTVE comes from the exons ATGGATCCTCAGGCTTTTATTAGGTTGTCAATAGACTCACTGGGACTGAGGATTCCCAGAACAGCTTTGAACTCCACAAAGTCTGAGATTCACGCATTCTCTTCCCCGTGTTCATGTGAAATTCGTCTTCGAGGTTTCCCTGTGCAGACTACTTCTGTTCCTTTAATATCTTCTCCTCAAACCACACCTGATCCTCATAGCATTGccccaagtttttatcttgaaGAATCTGATCTGAAAGCTTTATTGGCACCTGGCTGTTTCTATAGCACTCATGCTTGCTTGGAAATTGCTGTTTTCATGGGTAGGAAGGGAACCCACTGCGGGGTCACCATCAAAAGGCAGCAAATTGGGACTTTTAAGCTAGAGGTTGCTCCTGAATGGGGTGAAGGGAAGTCGGTGATtcttttcaatgggtggatagGTATTGGAAAAAACAAGGCAGACACTGGAAAACCAGGTGCGGAGCTTCACTTGAGAGTCAAAGTGGATCCTGATCCAAGATACGTGTTCCAGTTTGAAGATGTAACCAGATTGAGTCCTCAAATAGTTCAGCTTCAAGGCTCCATCAAGCAGCCAATTTTTAGTTGCAAATTTAGCCGAGACAG GGTGGGCCAGACAGACCCTCTGAGCAATTACTGGTCAGGTTCTAGTGACAATAATGCTGATGTTGAGTGCGAGAGAAGGGAGAGAAAGGGATGGAAGGTGAAGATACATGATCTTTCTGGCTCGGCTGTTGCCGCAGCATTCATGACAACTCCGTTTGTGCCTTCAACAGGTTGTGATTGGGTTGCCAAGTCGAACCCAGGAGCTTGGTTGATTGTTCGGCCTGATGCTTGCAGGCCAGAGAGCTGGCAGCCATGGGGTAAACTCGAAGCCTGGCGTGAACGTGGCATCAGGGATTCTGTTTGCTGTAGATTTCGTCTCATGTCTGAAGGTCATCAGGAGGCAGGGGAGCTTCTCATGTCTGAGATTTATATCAATGCCGAAAGGGGAGGGGAGTTTTTCATAGACACGGATAGGCAGGCGCTTGCAACGGCAGCAACTCCAATCCCAAGCCCACAAAGCAGTGGAGACTTTGCAGGACTCGGCCCAGTTGTTGGAGGCTTTGTCATGAGATGTAGGGTGCAAGGGGAGGGGAAGACTAGCAAGCCATTGGTACAGCTTGCCATGCGTCATGTAACATGTGTCGAGGATGCGGCAATCTTCATGGCTCTTGCTGCTGCAGTTGATCTCAGTATTGAGGCATGCCGCCCCTTCCGTCGGAAGATAAAGAGAGGATCATGTCATTCTTTAACAGTTGAATGA